A single region of the Hippoglossus hippoglossus isolate fHipHip1 chromosome 17, fHipHip1.pri, whole genome shotgun sequence genome encodes:
- the ticam1 gene encoding TIR domain-containing adapter molecule 1 isoform X2 encodes MSHEEQERQGTGLRDVFDILLKACSERLLSLTFQLGESPEDDLIHVLCLIILQREEQVLNKLQMLKDNGLAKQLAESWRMSGGKLEDFRDHCGDLQEFTGESLAMLARVFKVLSERSLCDQHLRNLAYQRAVSVDSQKTSSCEGLEYDKLREEAKNVCGPQFEEWMCSSRDLQSGSLPDPHRSLDETLKITNRSERGYSLASPLEASSSMPSYPTHLEISISPTALFEADKISPEAFDQPQLNTSEEPKSNEPAPLETKKDSKMHTPLPAQCRKLDIQIPPPIPTTKPSSLPNCELPTAANACVPKVPVRDDMHEREAAEKNKAIFYAFVILHSPEDEDVAESMRERMETVTGCVGATFSEEFAVPGRSALRCVEDAINNSAFTLLLLTRNFNTRMLETETDTALINSINNKYKHNTVIPLLPRENSLPRESMPMVLKTIVALEDNRNFDKKVQKSLCQANVKRQKKIWEEEQRMKSQMERQEELKRLNQYQKKLIQQCKESQSLEQDNMSLLMTQKLLLGSSEQEGGAGSARCQQHPNIHIENAQYIMIGNDSQMTVDHLGDAVKDDTIYSENKQ; translated from the exons ATGAGTCATGAAGAACAAGAAAGACAGGGGACGGGACTGAGAGACGTCTTTGACATATTACTTAAGGCGTGTTCGGAGCGACTGCTGAGCTTGACTTTTCAGCTGGGTGAGTCTCCTGAGGATGATCTCATACACGTCTTGTGTCTGATCATCCTCCAGAGAGAGGAGCAAGTCCTGAACAAACTCCAGATGCTGAAGGACAATGGCCTCGCCAAACAACTGGCTGAAAGTTGGAGAATGAGTGGAGGTAAATTAGAAGATTTTAGGGATCACTGTGGTGATTTACAAGAGTTTACAGGAGAATCTTTGGCCATGTTGGCTCGAGTTTTTAAGGTTTTGTCGGAGAGGAGTCTTTGCGATCAGCACCTGAGGAATCTGGCCTATCAGAGAGCCGTTTCTGTTGACAGCCAAAAAACAAGCAGTTGTGAGGGTCTGGAATATGATAAACTCAGAGAGGAAGCTAAAAATGTCTGTGGGCCTCAGTTTGAGGAGTGGATGTGCTCCTCAAGAGACCTCCAGTCAGGGTCTTTGCCTGATCCTCACAGAAGCCTGGATGAAACCTTAAAAATTACGAATCGGTCAGAGAGAGGTTACAGTCTTGCCAGCCCCCTGGAGGCGAGCTCCTCAATGCCCTCATACCCTACTCATCTAGAAATCAGTATCTCCCCAACAGCCTTGTTCGAAGCGGACAAAATATCCCCAGAAGCATTTGATCAACCCCAACTGAACA CATCTGAGGAGCCTAAATCCAATGAACCAGCTCCGCTTGAAACAAAGAAAGACTCAAAGATGCACACACCACTCCCAGCACAGTGCAGGAAGTTGGACATTCAGATTCCCCCTCCAATTCCAACCACCAAACCAAGCAGCCTACCAAACTGTGAACTACCTACTGCAGCAAACGCGTGTGTCCCCAAGGTACCTGTTCGAGATGACATGCatgaaagagaagctgcagaaaagaACAAGGCTATTTTTTACGCATTTGTAATCCTGCATTCACCAGAGGACGAAGACGTGGCCGAGAGCATGAGGGAAAGAATGGAAACGGTCACTGGCTGTGTAGGTGCGACTTTCTCAGAGGAGTTTGCCGTCCCTGGAAGGAGCGCCCTGAGGTGCGTGGAGGACGCTATCAACAACTCAGCCTTCACCCTGCTGCTTCTCACCCGCAACTTCAACACTCGCATGTtggagacggagacagacacCGCCCTGATCAACTccataaacaacaaatacaagCACAACACGGTTATCCCTCTGCTGCCACGGGAGAACAGTCTCCCGAGAGAGAGCATGCCCATGGTTCTCAAAACAATAGTTGCGCTAGAGGACAACAGGAACTTTGACAAAAAGGTGCAAAAGTCATTGTGTCAAGCAAACgttaaaagacaaaagaaaatctgggaagaggagcagagaatgaaaagtcagatggagagacaggaggaacTAAAGCGACTTAACCAGTATCAAAAGAAGCTGATCCAACAGTGTAAAGAATCACAGTCACTGGAGCAAGACAACATGAGTCTTTTAATGACACAAAAGCTCCTACTTGGTTCCAGTGAACAGGAAGGGGGTGCCGGCAGCGCTAGGTGCCAACAACATCCAAACATCCATATTGAGAATGCTCAATATATAATGATCGGTAATGACTCCCAAATGACTGTGGATCACCTTGGAGATGCAGTCAAAGATGATACAATTTATTCCGAGAACAAGCAATAA
- the ticam1 gene encoding TIR domain-containing adapter molecule 1 isoform X1, translating to MSHEEQERQGTGLRDVFDILLKACSERLLSLTFQLGESPEDDLIHVLCLIILQREEQVLNKLQMLKDNGLAKQLAESWRMSGGKLEDFRDHCGDLQEFTGESLAMLARVFKVLSERSLCDQHLRNLAYQRAVSVDSQKTSSCEGLEYDKLREEAKNVCGPQFEEWMCSSRDLQSGSLPDPHRSLDETLKITNRSERGYSLASPLEASSSMPSYPTHLEISISPTALFEADKISPEAFDQPQLNICLLARGQSHSSEEPKSNEPAPLETKKDSKMHTPLPAQCRKLDIQIPPPIPTTKPSSLPNCELPTAANACVPKVPVRDDMHEREAAEKNKAIFYAFVILHSPEDEDVAESMRERMETVTGCVGATFSEEFAVPGRSALRCVEDAINNSAFTLLLLTRNFNTRMLETETDTALINSINNKYKHNTVIPLLPRENSLPRESMPMVLKTIVALEDNRNFDKKVQKSLCQANVKRQKKIWEEEQRMKSQMERQEELKRLNQYQKKLIQQCKESQSLEQDNMSLLMTQKLLLGSSEQEGGAGSARCQQHPNIHIENAQYIMIGNDSQMTVDHLGDAVKDDTIYSENKQ from the coding sequence ATGAGTCATGAAGAACAAGAAAGACAGGGGACGGGACTGAGAGACGTCTTTGACATATTACTTAAGGCGTGTTCGGAGCGACTGCTGAGCTTGACTTTTCAGCTGGGTGAGTCTCCTGAGGATGATCTCATACACGTCTTGTGTCTGATCATCCTCCAGAGAGAGGAGCAAGTCCTGAACAAACTCCAGATGCTGAAGGACAATGGCCTCGCCAAACAACTGGCTGAAAGTTGGAGAATGAGTGGAGGTAAATTAGAAGATTTTAGGGATCACTGTGGTGATTTACAAGAGTTTACAGGAGAATCTTTGGCCATGTTGGCTCGAGTTTTTAAGGTTTTGTCGGAGAGGAGTCTTTGCGATCAGCACCTGAGGAATCTGGCCTATCAGAGAGCCGTTTCTGTTGACAGCCAAAAAACAAGCAGTTGTGAGGGTCTGGAATATGATAAACTCAGAGAGGAAGCTAAAAATGTCTGTGGGCCTCAGTTTGAGGAGTGGATGTGCTCCTCAAGAGACCTCCAGTCAGGGTCTTTGCCTGATCCTCACAGAAGCCTGGATGAAACCTTAAAAATTACGAATCGGTCAGAGAGAGGTTACAGTCTTGCCAGCCCCCTGGAGGCGAGCTCCTCAATGCCCTCATACCCTACTCATCTAGAAATCAGTATCTCCCCAACAGCCTTGTTCGAAGCGGACAAAATATCCCCAGAAGCATTTGATCAACCCCAACTGAACATTTGTCTCCTTGCACGTGGGCAGTCTCACTCATCTGAGGAGCCTAAATCCAATGAACCAGCTCCGCTTGAAACAAAGAAAGACTCAAAGATGCACACACCACTCCCAGCACAGTGCAGGAAGTTGGACATTCAGATTCCCCCTCCAATTCCAACCACCAAACCAAGCAGCCTACCAAACTGTGAACTACCTACTGCAGCAAACGCGTGTGTCCCCAAGGTACCTGTTCGAGATGACATGCatgaaagagaagctgcagaaaagaACAAGGCTATTTTTTACGCATTTGTAATCCTGCATTCACCAGAGGACGAAGACGTGGCCGAGAGCATGAGGGAAAGAATGGAAACGGTCACTGGCTGTGTAGGTGCGACTTTCTCAGAGGAGTTTGCCGTCCCTGGAAGGAGCGCCCTGAGGTGCGTGGAGGACGCTATCAACAACTCAGCCTTCACCCTGCTGCTTCTCACCCGCAACTTCAACACTCGCATGTtggagacggagacagacacCGCCCTGATCAACTccataaacaacaaatacaagCACAACACGGTTATCCCTCTGCTGCCACGGGAGAACAGTCTCCCGAGAGAGAGCATGCCCATGGTTCTCAAAACAATAGTTGCGCTAGAGGACAACAGGAACTTTGACAAAAAGGTGCAAAAGTCATTGTGTCAAGCAAACgttaaaagacaaaagaaaatctgggaagaggagcagagaatgaaaagtcagatggagagacaggaggaacTAAAGCGACTTAACCAGTATCAAAAGAAGCTGATCCAACAGTGTAAAGAATCACAGTCACTGGAGCAAGACAACATGAGTCTTTTAATGACACAAAAGCTCCTACTTGGTTCCAGTGAACAGGAAGGGGGTGCCGGCAGCGCTAGGTGCCAACAACATCCAAACATCCATATTGAGAATGCTCAATATATAATGATCGGTAATGACTCCCAAATGACTGTGGATCACCTTGGAGATGCAGTCAAAGATGATACAATTTATTCCGAGAACAAGCAATAA